In one Sphingobacterium daejeonense genomic region, the following are encoded:
- a CDS encoding MraY family glycosyltransferase, which yields MEFLILLVPFLIAILLGKIIIPYIMLITYRKRLFDPVDARKVHQSIIPRLGGVAFVPIQCCLLAITVVLVYKINFINLGIVTWEVFPMFIMLICGLVILYIIGIADDLIGVSYKWKFVAQILVACLFPLAGLWINDLYGLLFITYLPIWIGIPLTIFAVVLIINAINLIDGLDGLCSGLVGVGCLVLGTLFAYYQAWIHALLAFVTTGILISFFYYNVFGASKRRRRIFMGDTGSMTLGYTMAFLAISFAMNNKSIKPFSEGAIVVAFSTLIVPVFDVARVIFIRWYKKLPLFKADRSHLHHKLLRAGLSHKSAMMSIIGLSLFFCAFNIIMVQFISNNVVVLLDFILWFAFTLTFNYFVNKKKSALEVQEMLTEPVKVENVKETEVKFGVKNITIKS from the coding sequence ATGGAGTTTTTAATTCTACTTGTTCCTTTCTTAATAGCTATTTTACTTGGGAAAATAATTATCCCATATATTATGCTTATTACTTATAGGAAGAGGTTATTTGACCCGGTAGATGCCCGTAAAGTTCATCAGAGTATTATTCCCCGATTAGGTGGTGTTGCTTTTGTTCCTATTCAATGTTGTCTCTTGGCAATTACTGTCGTCCTAGTATATAAAATCAATTTCATCAATTTAGGTATCGTGACATGGGAAGTTTTCCCGATGTTTATTATGTTGATATGTGGGTTAGTGATATTGTATATCATTGGGATTGCTGATGATTTGATTGGTGTAAGTTATAAGTGGAAATTTGTTGCCCAGATATTGGTGGCATGTTTATTTCCGTTGGCAGGACTATGGATTAATGATCTTTATGGCTTGCTGTTTATCACTTATTTGCCGATTTGGATAGGTATTCCTTTAACCATTTTCGCGGTTGTATTAATTATAAATGCTATCAATCTTATCGATGGTCTGGATGGTTTATGTTCGGGTCTTGTTGGTGTTGGGTGTTTGGTTTTAGGAACTTTATTTGCCTACTATCAAGCCTGGATCCATGCCTTGTTAGCATTTGTCACCACGGGCATTCTGATATCATTTTTCTATTATAATGTATTTGGTGCATCCAAAAGACGCCGAAGAATTTTTATGGGAGATACTGGTAGCATGACTCTAGGCTATACCATGGCGTTTTTGGCTATTAGTTTTGCGATGAATAACAAGAGTATTAAGCCATTTTCGGAAGGTGCTATTGTAGTTGCTTTCTCTACTTTAATTGTTCCGGTTTTTGATGTGGCTCGTGTGATTTTCATTAGATGGTACAAGAAATTACCATTGTTTAAAGCTGACCGAAGCCATTTACATCATAAATTATTGAGAGCAGGATTATCACATAAAAGTGCTATGATGAGTATCATCGGTTTATCTTTATTTTTCTGTGCTTTTAATATTATCATGGTTCAATTTATCAGCAATAATGTTGTTGTATTATTGGATTTCATACTTTGGTTTGCATTTACATTGACCTTTAATTATTTCGTTAACAAGAAGAAATCTGCTTTAGAGGTTCAGGAGATGTTAACAGAACCAGTCAAGGTTGAAAATGTAAAAGAGACTGAAGTAAAATTTGGGGTAAAAAATATAACTATCAAATCATAA
- a CDS encoding NeuD/PglB/VioB family sugar acetyltransferase, whose product MIIFGAKGFAKEVLEVCLEKEDRDNIVFYDDVSTDLPDKLYNEFKIMRTLKEVEEYFKEVDNRFVLGLGGPVLREMAWKKFTSIGGQPSSMISSSSRVGSFGVELGEGVNVMLNSVITNDVRIGKGVLINQISSIGHDVDIEDFVEVCPGVVISGRTKIGEFTFLGSNCTVLPNVIIGSNVIVGAGSVINRDIPNGCTVVGVPGKIIKTN is encoded by the coding sequence ATGATCATATTTGGTGCGAAGGGATTCGCAAAAGAAGTTTTGGAAGTTTGTTTAGAGAAAGAAGATAGAGATAATATTGTCTTTTATGATGATGTGTCTACGGATTTGCCTGACAAACTTTACAATGAGTTCAAGATAATGAGAACCTTGAAAGAGGTAGAAGAATATTTTAAGGAGGTTGACAATCGGTTTGTCTTAGGACTTGGCGGACCTGTATTAAGGGAAATGGCGTGGAAGAAATTCACTTCTATCGGAGGACAACCTTCATCTATGATTTCATCAAGCAGTAGGGTTGGATCATTTGGCGTTGAGCTCGGTGAAGGAGTAAATGTGATGCTGAATTCAGTTATAACGAATGACGTAAGAATTGGAAAAGGTGTTTTGATCAATCAGATCAGTTCTATAGGTCATGATGTTGACATTGAAGATTTTGTGGAGGTCTGTCCTGGGGTTGTAATCTCGGGAAGAACGAAAATTGGAGAATTTACGTTTTTGGGGTCAAATTGTACAGTCTTACCCAATGTAATTATTGGTTCGAATGTTATTGTAGGTGCCGGCTCAGTGATTAACAGAGATATACCAAATGGTTGCACAGTTGTAGGTGTTCCAGGTAAAATTATAAAAACGAATTAA
- a CDS encoding NAD-dependent epimerase/dehydratase family protein — MNIAIVGGSGFVGTKLISNLLDTPSLNLVNIDRQQSSTYPQLTKIANVLDKSKLTELLKGQDVVVLLAAEHRDDVSPTSLYYDVNVQGMRNTLEAMEANGVSRLVFTSSVAVYGLDKDNPDESFPADAFNHYGKSKWEAEQVLQEWNKTHSDWNINVIRPTVIFGGREQR, encoded by the coding sequence ATGAATATAGCCATTGTAGGAGGTTCAGGTTTTGTTGGAACAAAACTCATCAGCAACCTTTTGGATACACCTTCACTAAACCTTGTCAATATTGACAGACAACAAAGTTCTACTTATCCTCAACTCACCAAAATTGCAAATGTTTTAGATAAATCTAAATTGACCGAATTATTGAAAGGTCAAGATGTAGTTGTATTATTAGCTGCCGAGCACCGGGATGATGTTTCTCCAACTTCACTCTACTATGATGTGAATGTTCAAGGTATGCGAAATACTCTTGAGGCGATGGAGGCAAATGGGGTTTCTCGTTTGGTTTTCACAAGCTCAGTTGCGGTTTATGGTTTAGATAAAGACAATCCTGATGAATCTTTTCCTGCTGATGCATTCAATCATTATGGCAAAAGTAAATGGGAGGCGGAACAAGTTTTGCAAGAGTGGAATAAAACACATTCTGATTGGAACATCAATGTTATCAGACCAACGGTTATATTTGGGGGAAGGGAACAGAGGTAA
- a CDS encoding glycosyltransferase WbsX family protein: MNNIKAIAFYLPQFHPIPENDTWWGTGFTEWTNVAKAKPMFPGHYQPHVPADLGFYDLRVPETRKAQADLARAYGISAFCYWHYWFGNGRRILERPFQEVLESNEPDFPFCLAWANETWSGIWHGNPKSVLIEQVYPGEQDYIDHFNAVLPAFKDPRYFKVDNKPLFMVYKPMEIPDLDLFVSTFRRLAVDHGLEGLHLVATNVDPDWDTQKYGFDALTPAVHTKDSYLKSANKFVDLYRRAKTSRLNKIYKKIFKRPTRIYQYKDAIQDFNEDSKGNIYYPTVIPNWDNSPRSGVNGFVLHNSTPELFKKAFINAVSRVKKYEPKNQIVFLKSWNEWAEGNHLEPDLKFGHKYLEVVKDVLQTKD; this comes from the coding sequence ATGAATAACATTAAGGCGATTGCCTTTTATCTGCCACAATTTCACCCTATTCCAGAAAATGATACGTGGTGGGGAACAGGGTTTACTGAATGGACCAATGTTGCCAAAGCTAAGCCTATGTTTCCGGGTCATTATCAACCCCATGTTCCTGCAGATTTAGGATTTTATGATTTACGAGTTCCTGAGACTAGAAAAGCGCAGGCTGATTTAGCTCGAGCATATGGTATTTCGGCATTTTGCTACTGGCATTACTGGTTTGGCAATGGACGTAGGATATTAGAGAGGCCATTTCAGGAGGTTTTGGAAAGTAATGAGCCGGATTTTCCATTTTGTTTGGCTTGGGCAAATGAGACCTGGAGTGGTATTTGGCATGGTAATCCCAAATCAGTATTGATAGAACAGGTATATCCTGGAGAACAAGATTACATAGATCATTTTAATGCAGTTTTGCCTGCTTTTAAGGATCCACGATATTTTAAGGTAGATAACAAGCCTTTATTTATGGTCTATAAACCTATGGAAATACCTGACTTGGATTTATTTGTGTCAACATTTAGGAGGTTAGCTGTGGATCATGGTTTGGAGGGTTTGCATTTGGTAGCTACGAATGTCGATCCGGATTGGGATACACAAAAGTATGGGTTTGATGCATTGACGCCAGCTGTACACACAAAAGATTCATATTTAAAATCAGCTAATAAATTCGTAGACCTTTACAGAAGGGCTAAAACAAGTAGGTTAAATAAAATTTATAAAAAGATCTTTAAGCGACCTACTCGAATTTACCAATATAAAGATGCTATCCAGGATTTTAATGAGGATTCAAAAGGAAATATATATTATCCAACGGTAATTCCAAATTGGGACAATAGTCCGAGGAGTGGAGTGAATGGTTTTGTATTGCACAATTCTACACCTGAATTATTCAAGAAAGCATTCATTAATGCTGTTAGTAGGGTTAAGAAATATGAGCCTAAGAATCAGATCGTATTCTTAAAATCGTGGAATGAATGGGCGGAAGGCAATCATTTGGAACCAGATTTAAAATTTGGACATAAATACCTTGAAGTTGTAAAGGATGTCCTACAAACAAAAGATTAG
- a CDS encoding oligosaccharide flippase family protein yields MYILLHQFLLIFYNVSILTNLIRVYGLILIIDSFAAVQVSKVLKSMNFKTAFKIQLPSMLVGGAVGIYFALNGHGVWSLVYSSLLQNFFYTLQYWLYSDWRPSFIF; encoded by the coding sequence TTGTATATCTTATTGCACCAGTTTTTGCTAATTTTTTATAACGTCTCCATATTGACGAATCTGATCAGAGTTTATGGATTAATTCTGATTATAGACTCATTTGCAGCTGTTCAAGTGAGCAAGGTACTCAAGTCAATGAACTTCAAGACTGCCTTTAAGATTCAATTACCGTCAATGTTAGTTGGAGGTGCAGTTGGGATTTATTTTGCTTTAAATGGCCATGGTGTTTGGTCATTAGTTTATTCCTCCTTACTTCAAAATTTTTTTTATACCCTACAATATTGGCTGTACAGTGATTGGAGGCCTAGTTTTATTTTTTGA
- a CDS encoding oligosaccharide flippase family protein — protein sequence MIGGLVLFFDLERFKYHFSFGVKITASALLDTIFNNLYNIIIGKRFSTEQLGYYNRADSLKQLPINNIAGALNRVTFPLFSKLAHDDIALKKYYKTILLVVMFLIAPVSVLMVVVAEPLIRFLLTEKWLPSVQYFQILSIGGIFFPIHAYNLNILQAKGRSDLYLRIEVFKKVVIVLVIISCIQFGMLGLVWGSVLISIITVFINTYYTSKFIDYSIINQLLDIMPSILKAIIIGVIVYMLDQYIFIQMLDIYRLIFSSIIYLTIYFGLAFLLKSKEIFILLDLIKGRRNKASE from the coding sequence GTGATTGGAGGCCTAGTTTTATTTTTTGATTTGGAAAGATTCAAATATCATTTTTCATTTGGTGTAAAAATTACAGCTTCAGCACTACTTGATACTATTTTTAACAATCTGTACAATATTATTATTGGTAAACGCTTTTCAACTGAACAATTAGGGTATTACAACCGGGCAGATTCATTAAAACAATTACCTATTAACAATATTGCTGGAGCCCTAAATAGAGTTACCTTTCCATTGTTTTCTAAATTAGCTCATGATGATATTGCATTAAAGAAATACTATAAAACCATTTTATTAGTAGTAATGTTTTTAATTGCTCCAGTTTCAGTTCTCATGGTCGTTGTTGCAGAGCCATTAATCAGGTTTTTATTAACTGAAAAGTGGTTGCCGTCTGTTCAATATTTCCAAATCTTATCAATAGGGGGAATTTTTTTTCCTATCCATGCTTATAATTTAAATATTCTCCAAGCTAAAGGACGGTCCGACTTATACCTAAGAATAGAAGTTTTTAAGAAAGTAGTTATAGTTTTAGTGATTATTTCTTGTATCCAATTTGGAATGTTGGGGTTAGTTTGGGGAAGTGTATTAATTTCAATAATTACAGTGTTTATTAATACTTATTATACGTCAAAATTTATTGATTATTCAATAATTAATCAGTTGCTCGATATAATGCCAAGCATTTTGAAAGCGATTATTATTGGGGTTATTGTTTATATGTTGGATCAATACATATTTATTCAAATGTTGGATATATATCGTTTAATTTTTTCATCAATAATATACTTAACAATTTATTTTGGTTTAGCATTTTTGTTGAAATCCAAAGAGATTTTTATTCTTTTGGATTTAATTAAGGGGAGGCGGAATAAAGCTTCAGAATAA
- a CDS encoding oligosaccharide flippase family protein yields MGLKEQAAKGVFWVFAEQFGSQLIGFVINLVLARVLLPSDFGTIALYGILMSVSAVLINGGLTSSLIRAKEVDERDLSTVFWFNLGVSLILYLFVYLIAPVFANFL; encoded by the coding sequence ATGGGGCTTAAAGAACAAGCTGCTAAAGGAGTTTTCTGGGTTTTTGCTGAGCAATTTGGATCACAATTGATAGGTTTTGTCATAAACCTTGTTTTAGCACGCGTATTATTGCCATCCGACTTTGGAACTATTGCATTATATGGAATTTTAATGAGTGTTTCTGCAGTCCTAATCAATGGAGGTTTAACAAGTAGTTTAATTAGGGCAAAGGAAGTTGATGAGCGTGATTTGTCAACAGTTTTCTGGTTTAACCTTGGGGTTAGTTTAATTCTATATCTTTTTGTATATCTTATTGCACCAGTTTTTGCTAATTTTTTATAA
- a CDS encoding BT0820 family HAD-type phosphatase, which translates to MVIAVDFDGTIVEHKYPKIGRPVPFAIDALKQLINEGHRLILWTVREGELLQEAIDYCEKAGVHFYAHNSNFPEEERQNSSRKISADLFIDDRNFGGLPDWGEIYQAIHNNRSHNLSFKSSSEMDLELKEKNEGFWGKLFK; encoded by the coding sequence ATGGTAATAGCTGTAGATTTTGATGGCACAATCGTTGAGCATAAATATCCCAAAATAGGAAGGCCCGTTCCTTTCGCTATTGATGCTCTGAAGCAGCTTATTAACGAAGGTCACCGTTTGATTTTGTGGACTGTTAGGGAGGGCGAATTGTTACAAGAAGCTATTGATTATTGTGAAAAAGCTGGGGTCCATTTCTACGCTCATAATTCAAATTTTCCGGAAGAAGAAAGGCAAAATTCGTCAAGGAAAATCAGTGCAGATTTATTTATTGATGATCGAAATTTTGGGGGATTGCCTGATTGGGGGGAAATCTACCAAGCTATTCATAACAACCGATCGCATAATTTATCTTTTAAATCTTCATCAGAGATGGACCTAGAATTAAAAGAAAAGAATGAGGGCTTTTGGGGCAAACTTTTCAAATAG
- a CDS encoding DegT/DnrJ/EryC1/StrS family aminotransferase → MIPVTRPFLPPIEEYRDYIQSIWTRNWLTNMGPLASKLEMDLKEYLNLNHLLYVTNGTVALQLAIKALELKGEIITTPFSFVATTSSIVWENCSPKFVDIDPFSLNIDPKKIEAAIGPNTSAILATHVYGNPCDVEAIDAIAKKHNLKVIYDGAHAFGVQVNGRSIFEYGDISTCSLHATKLYHSVEGGLIITKDPELLKKIAHMRNFGISGYSSFSELGINGKNSEFHAAMGLINFKWIDKIIKRRLEIIERYHQNLRNFKAKVPLWHKNSNQNGAYLVYILESEDLLLKIKSSLDTFEIFTRRYFYPSLSSSLPYLDPVEMEVYR, encoded by the coding sequence ATGATACCAGTAACACGACCATTTTTACCCCCTATAGAAGAGTACAGGGATTATATTCAGAGTATTTGGACTAGGAATTGGCTTACCAATATGGGGCCATTAGCCAGTAAACTTGAGATGGATTTAAAAGAGTATTTAAATTTAAATCATCTTTTATATGTTACTAATGGTACTGTTGCACTTCAATTAGCTATTAAGGCTTTAGAGTTGAAAGGAGAAATCATTACGACTCCATTTTCTTTTGTAGCTACAACCTCTTCTATTGTTTGGGAAAATTGCTCACCAAAGTTTGTTGATATCGATCCATTTAGTTTAAATATAGATCCTAAAAAGATCGAAGCAGCTATTGGGCCAAATACTTCAGCTATTTTAGCAACTCATGTATATGGTAATCCTTGTGATGTTGAGGCTATAGATGCCATCGCGAAAAAGCATAATCTGAAGGTAATTTATGATGGCGCCCATGCATTTGGTGTTCAGGTGAATGGTCGGTCGATATTTGAATACGGTGATATCAGTACTTGCAGTTTACATGCTACCAAGTTATACCATAGTGTTGAGGGTGGACTGATAATTACTAAGGATCCAGAATTATTGAAAAAGATTGCTCACATGCGCAATTTTGGAATTTCGGGATACAGTAGTTTTTCAGAGTTGGGTATTAACGGAAAGAATTCTGAGTTTCATGCGGCAATGGGTCTTATTAATTTTAAATGGATTGATAAGATCATCAAAAGGAGGTTGGAAATTATTGAAAGATATCATCAAAACCTTCGGAATTTCAAGGCGAAAGTTCCTTTATGGCATAAAAATTCAAACCAAAACGGAGCATATTTGGTTTACATTTTGGAGTCAGAGGATTTATTGTTGAAGATCAAGTCTAGCTTAGATACATTTGAAATATTCACTCGCCGATATTTTTATCCTAGTTTGTCATCCAGTTTACCCTACTTAGATCCAGTGGAAATGGAGGTTTACCGATGA